A genomic region of Oncorhynchus mykiss isolate Arlee chromosome 4, USDA_OmykA_1.1, whole genome shotgun sequence contains the following coding sequences:
- the si:ch73-21k16.5 gene encoding dihydroxyacetone phosphate acyltransferase isoform X2, translating into MTTCEDPSGYKQEDEFMDILEERRRSSDLGHALRTFTPTPYRGAPPLSAGALNRTVLESQYLRYVTKEVAMETGESVDLVREEASGILDEMSQNLQLGFIRLLGFTLSKVFKRLFSHININQEGLNRLQQAIQESPVILMPNHRSYVDFLVLSYILFTYDLPIPVIAAGIPLMDMKMVGEILRRSGAFFIRRAIGSDKLYWAVLSEYVKTIVRTGYAPVEFYVEGLRSRTLKSLTPKLGMMHMVLEPFFKGEVYDITLVPISISYDRVLEESLLAHELLGVPKPRETTMGLLKARRVLEEDYGSMHVYFGMPLSVRQLTKGRVDRCEYNLLPRDLPQRPSVETQECVSWLAQQVIRVQEQSSILSPWSLMACLVLQDHQNTDPGEEREKGLSWELLTQRTLWLKGLAISFGARLDWPEQPPENQVMASSMALHRSVIRCHQGCVTLLEEEGPVGAGPFTTEEGVVRRARAVLMVAAYRNQALHVFIRPAMLALAIHTTRSSQREDIYSYFRFLLDLFSNDFIFITGRSSQDFEEACSLLRKCGAVQTSQQEVTSPEEGQRTTSFLRALLQPFIDAYQVVFSHLCLEDVEVFTERQMVPAVRSLATKLLLSGELTSCDALSSDTQKNVLSALLRLGAVTRLRTAEHSEFRANKPAISRLADTLAGRLPVQTAPNPRL; encoded by the exons TGTGAGGATCCCTCTGGCTACAAGCAGGAGGATGAGTTTATGGAcatcctggaggagaggaggaggagcagtgaCCTAGGCCATGCCCTCCGAACCTTTACCCCCACCCCCTACAGGGGGGCCCCTCCTCTCTCCGCGGGCGCCCTCAACAGGACGGTTCTGGAATCACAGTACCTACGATACGTCACCAAGGag GTGGCCATGGAGACTGGTGAGAGTGTGGATCTGGTGAGAGAGGAGGCGTCAGGGATACTGGATGAGATGTCTCAGAACCTCCAGCTGGGATTCATCAGACTGCTGGGGTTCACCCTCAGTAAAGTATTCAAGAGGCTCTTCAGCCACATCAACATCAACCAGGAAGGACTCAATAGG CTCCAACAGGCCATTCAGGAGTCTCCAGTGATCCTGATGCCTAATCACAGGAGTTATGTGGACTTCCTGGTTCTGTCCTACATCCTGTTCACCTATGACCTGCCCATCCCCGTTATAGCTGCTGGAATCC CTCTGATGGACATGAAGATGGTGGGAGAGATCCTGCGTCGTTCTGGGGCGTTCTTCATTAGGAGGGCCATCGGGTCCgacaagctgtactgggctgtcctATCTGAGTATGTCAAAACCATTGTCAGG acagggTATGCTCCTGTAGAgttctatgtggagggtctgagGAGCAGGACTCTCAAGTCCCTCACACCCAAGTTAG GTATGATGCACATGGTCCTGGAGCCGTTCTTTAAAGGGGAGGTGTATGACATCACGCTGGTCCCCATCAGTATCAGCTATGACAGGGTCCTGGAGGAGTCTCTACTGGCACATGAACTACTGGGGGTCCCCAAGCCCAGAGAGACCACCATG GGCCTACTAAAGGCTAGGAGGGTACTGGAGGAGGACTATGGCAGTATGCACGTGTACTTCGGCATGCCTCTGTCAGTCCGACAGCTGACGAAGGGGAGGGTGGACCGCTGTGAATACAACCTCCTACCCAG AGACCTTCCCCAGAGGCCCAGTGTAGAGACCCAGGAGTGTGTGAGCTGGCTCGCCCAGCAGGTGATACGTGTCCAGGAACAGAGCTCCATCCTCAGCCCCTGGTCTCTCATGGCCTGCCTGGTGCTCCAGGACCATCAGAACACAGACCCAG GAGAGGAACGAGAGAAGGGTCTCTCCTGGGAGCTGCTCACCCAGAGGACACTGTGGCTCAAGGGACTGGCGATCAGCTTCGGAGCCCGCCTGGACTGGCCTG AACAGCCACCTGAAAACCAGGTAATGGCATCCAGCATGGCTTTGCACCGCTCTGTGATTCGCTGTCACCAAGGCTGTGTCACACTGCTGGAGGAGGAGGGGCCTGTGGGGGCTGGGCCTTTCACAACAGAGGAGGGTGTGGTCAGGCGGGCGCGGGCGGTGCTTATGGTTGCGGCCTATAGGAACCAGGCGCTGCATGTGTTCATACGTCCGGCCATGCTGGCTCTGGCCATACACACAACACGCAGCTCACAGAGAG agGACATCTATAGCTACTTCAGGTTCCTCCTGGACCTCTTCTCCAACGACTTCATCTTCATCACTGGCAGATCCTCACAG GACTTTGAGGAGGCATGTTCGTTACTCAGGAAATGTGGAGCAGTCCAGACCAGtcaacaggaagtgacatcaccAGAGGAGGGTCAGAGGACTACCTCCTTCCTGCGAGCCCTGCTACAGCCCTTCATAGACGCCTACCAG gtggtGTTCAGTCACCTGTGTTTGGAGGATGTTGAGGtgttcacagagagacagatggttcCTGCTGTCCGCAGCCTGGCCACCAAGCTCCTCTTATCGG gcGAACTGACGTCTTGTGATGCCCTGTCATCTGATACCCAGAAGAATGTCCTGTCGGCTCTCCTGAGACTGGGCGCTGTGACCAGGCTGAGAAC AGCTGAGCATAGTGAATTCAGAGCCAACAAGCCAGCCATCAGTAGATTAGCAGATACTCTGG
- the si:ch73-21k16.5 gene encoding dihydroxyacetone phosphate acyltransferase isoform X1, whose translation MTTCEDPSGYKQEDEFMDILEERRRSSDLGHALRTFTPTPYRGAPPLSAGALNRTVLESQYLRYVTKEVAMETGESVDLVREEASGILDEMSQNLQLGFIRLLGFTLSKVFKRLFSHININQEGLNRLQQAIQESPVILMPNHRSYVDFLVLSYILFTYDLPIPVIAAGIPLMDMKMVGEILRRSGAFFIRRAIGSDKLYWAVLSEYVKTIVRTGYAPVEFYVEGLRSRTLKSLTPKLGMMHMVLEPFFKGEVYDITLVPISISYDRVLEESLLAHELLGVPKPRETTMGLLKARRVLEEDYGSMHVYFGMPLSVRQLTKGRVDRCEYNLLPRDLPQRPSVETQECVSWLAQQVIRVQEQSSILSPWSLMACLVLQDHQNTDPAGEEREKGLSWELLTQRTLWLKGLAISFGARLDWPEQPPENQVMASSMALHRSVIRCHQGCVTLLEEEGPVGAGPFTTEEGVVRRARAVLMVAAYRNQALHVFIRPAMLALAIHTTRSSQREDIYSYFRFLLDLFSNDFIFITGRSSQDFEEACSLLRKCGAVQTSQQEVTSPEEGQRTTSFLRALLQPFIDAYQVVFSHLCLEDVEVFTERQMVPAVRSLATKLLLSGELTSCDALSSDTQKNVLSALLRLGAVTRLRTAEHSEFRANKPAISRLADTLAGRLPVQTAPNPRL comes from the exons TGTGAGGATCCCTCTGGCTACAAGCAGGAGGATGAGTTTATGGAcatcctggaggagaggaggaggagcagtgaCCTAGGCCATGCCCTCCGAACCTTTACCCCCACCCCCTACAGGGGGGCCCCTCCTCTCTCCGCGGGCGCCCTCAACAGGACGGTTCTGGAATCACAGTACCTACGATACGTCACCAAGGag GTGGCCATGGAGACTGGTGAGAGTGTGGATCTGGTGAGAGAGGAGGCGTCAGGGATACTGGATGAGATGTCTCAGAACCTCCAGCTGGGATTCATCAGACTGCTGGGGTTCACCCTCAGTAAAGTATTCAAGAGGCTCTTCAGCCACATCAACATCAACCAGGAAGGACTCAATAGG CTCCAACAGGCCATTCAGGAGTCTCCAGTGATCCTGATGCCTAATCACAGGAGTTATGTGGACTTCCTGGTTCTGTCCTACATCCTGTTCACCTATGACCTGCCCATCCCCGTTATAGCTGCTGGAATCC CTCTGATGGACATGAAGATGGTGGGAGAGATCCTGCGTCGTTCTGGGGCGTTCTTCATTAGGAGGGCCATCGGGTCCgacaagctgtactgggctgtcctATCTGAGTATGTCAAAACCATTGTCAGG acagggTATGCTCCTGTAGAgttctatgtggagggtctgagGAGCAGGACTCTCAAGTCCCTCACACCCAAGTTAG GTATGATGCACATGGTCCTGGAGCCGTTCTTTAAAGGGGAGGTGTATGACATCACGCTGGTCCCCATCAGTATCAGCTATGACAGGGTCCTGGAGGAGTCTCTACTGGCACATGAACTACTGGGGGTCCCCAAGCCCAGAGAGACCACCATG GGCCTACTAAAGGCTAGGAGGGTACTGGAGGAGGACTATGGCAGTATGCACGTGTACTTCGGCATGCCTCTGTCAGTCCGACAGCTGACGAAGGGGAGGGTGGACCGCTGTGAATACAACCTCCTACCCAG AGACCTTCCCCAGAGGCCCAGTGTAGAGACCCAGGAGTGTGTGAGCTGGCTCGCCCAGCAGGTGATACGTGTCCAGGAACAGAGCTCCATCCTCAGCCCCTGGTCTCTCATGGCCTGCCTGGTGCTCCAGGACCATCAGAACACAGACCCAG CAGGAGAGGAACGAGAGAAGGGTCTCTCCTGGGAGCTGCTCACCCAGAGGACACTGTGGCTCAAGGGACTGGCGATCAGCTTCGGAGCCCGCCTGGACTGGCCTG AACAGCCACCTGAAAACCAGGTAATGGCATCCAGCATGGCTTTGCACCGCTCTGTGATTCGCTGTCACCAAGGCTGTGTCACACTGCTGGAGGAGGAGGGGCCTGTGGGGGCTGGGCCTTTCACAACAGAGGAGGGTGTGGTCAGGCGGGCGCGGGCGGTGCTTATGGTTGCGGCCTATAGGAACCAGGCGCTGCATGTGTTCATACGTCCGGCCATGCTGGCTCTGGCCATACACACAACACGCAGCTCACAGAGAG agGACATCTATAGCTACTTCAGGTTCCTCCTGGACCTCTTCTCCAACGACTTCATCTTCATCACTGGCAGATCCTCACAG GACTTTGAGGAGGCATGTTCGTTACTCAGGAAATGTGGAGCAGTCCAGACCAGtcaacaggaagtgacatcaccAGAGGAGGGTCAGAGGACTACCTCCTTCCTGCGAGCCCTGCTACAGCCCTTCATAGACGCCTACCAG gtggtGTTCAGTCACCTGTGTTTGGAGGATGTTGAGGtgttcacagagagacagatggttcCTGCTGTCCGCAGCCTGGCCACCAAGCTCCTCTTATCGG gcGAACTGACGTCTTGTGATGCCCTGTCATCTGATACCCAGAAGAATGTCCTGTCGGCTCTCCTGAGACTGGGCGCTGTGACCAGGCTGAGAAC AGCTGAGCATAGTGAATTCAGAGCCAACAAGCCAGCCATCAGTAGATTAGCAGATACTCTGG
- the si:ch73-21k16.5 gene encoding dihydroxyacetone phosphate acyltransferase isoform X5 yields MTTCEDPSGYKQEDEFMDILEERRRSSDLGHALRTFTPTPYRGAPPLSAGALNRTVLESQYLRYVTKEVAMETGESVDLVREEASGILDEMSQNLQLGFIRLLGFTLSKVFKRLFSHININQEGLNRLQQAIQESPVILMPNHRSYVDFLVLSYILFTYDLPIPVIAAGIPLMDMKMVGEILRRSGAFFIRRAIGSDKLYWAVLSEYVKTIVRTGYAPVEFYVEGLRSRTLKSLTPKLGMMHMVLEPFFKGEVYDITLVPISISYDRVLEESLLAHELLGVPKPRETTMGLLKARRVLEEDYGSMHVYFGMPLSVRQLTKGRVDRCEYNLLPRDLPQRPSVETQECVSWLAQQVIRVQEQSSILSPWSLMACLVLQDHQNTDPGEEREKGLSWELLTQRTLWLKGLAISFGARLDWPEDIYSYFRFLLDLFSNDFIFITGRSSQDFEEACSLLRKCGAVQTSQQEVTSPEEGQRTTSFLRALLQPFIDAYQVVFSHLCLEDVEVFTERQMVPAVRSLATKLLLSGELTSCDALSSDTQKNVLSALLRLGAVTRLRTAEHSEFRANKPAISRLADTLAGRLPVQTAPNPRL; encoded by the exons TGTGAGGATCCCTCTGGCTACAAGCAGGAGGATGAGTTTATGGAcatcctggaggagaggaggaggagcagtgaCCTAGGCCATGCCCTCCGAACCTTTACCCCCACCCCCTACAGGGGGGCCCCTCCTCTCTCCGCGGGCGCCCTCAACAGGACGGTTCTGGAATCACAGTACCTACGATACGTCACCAAGGag GTGGCCATGGAGACTGGTGAGAGTGTGGATCTGGTGAGAGAGGAGGCGTCAGGGATACTGGATGAGATGTCTCAGAACCTCCAGCTGGGATTCATCAGACTGCTGGGGTTCACCCTCAGTAAAGTATTCAAGAGGCTCTTCAGCCACATCAACATCAACCAGGAAGGACTCAATAGG CTCCAACAGGCCATTCAGGAGTCTCCAGTGATCCTGATGCCTAATCACAGGAGTTATGTGGACTTCCTGGTTCTGTCCTACATCCTGTTCACCTATGACCTGCCCATCCCCGTTATAGCTGCTGGAATCC CTCTGATGGACATGAAGATGGTGGGAGAGATCCTGCGTCGTTCTGGGGCGTTCTTCATTAGGAGGGCCATCGGGTCCgacaagctgtactgggctgtcctATCTGAGTATGTCAAAACCATTGTCAGG acagggTATGCTCCTGTAGAgttctatgtggagggtctgagGAGCAGGACTCTCAAGTCCCTCACACCCAAGTTAG GTATGATGCACATGGTCCTGGAGCCGTTCTTTAAAGGGGAGGTGTATGACATCACGCTGGTCCCCATCAGTATCAGCTATGACAGGGTCCTGGAGGAGTCTCTACTGGCACATGAACTACTGGGGGTCCCCAAGCCCAGAGAGACCACCATG GGCCTACTAAAGGCTAGGAGGGTACTGGAGGAGGACTATGGCAGTATGCACGTGTACTTCGGCATGCCTCTGTCAGTCCGACAGCTGACGAAGGGGAGGGTGGACCGCTGTGAATACAACCTCCTACCCAG AGACCTTCCCCAGAGGCCCAGTGTAGAGACCCAGGAGTGTGTGAGCTGGCTCGCCCAGCAGGTGATACGTGTCCAGGAACAGAGCTCCATCCTCAGCCCCTGGTCTCTCATGGCCTGCCTGGTGCTCCAGGACCATCAGAACACAGACCCAG GAGAGGAACGAGAGAAGGGTCTCTCCTGGGAGCTGCTCACCCAGAGGACACTGTGGCTCAAGGGACTGGCGATCAGCTTCGGAGCCCGCCTGGACTGGCCTG agGACATCTATAGCTACTTCAGGTTCCTCCTGGACCTCTTCTCCAACGACTTCATCTTCATCACTGGCAGATCCTCACAG GACTTTGAGGAGGCATGTTCGTTACTCAGGAAATGTGGAGCAGTCCAGACCAGtcaacaggaagtgacatcaccAGAGGAGGGTCAGAGGACTACCTCCTTCCTGCGAGCCCTGCTACAGCCCTTCATAGACGCCTACCAG gtggtGTTCAGTCACCTGTGTTTGGAGGATGTTGAGGtgttcacagagagacagatggttcCTGCTGTCCGCAGCCTGGCCACCAAGCTCCTCTTATCGG gcGAACTGACGTCTTGTGATGCCCTGTCATCTGATACCCAGAAGAATGTCCTGTCGGCTCTCCTGAGACTGGGCGCTGTGACCAGGCTGAGAAC AGCTGAGCATAGTGAATTCAGAGCCAACAAGCCAGCCATCAGTAGATTAGCAGATACTCTGG
- the si:ch73-21k16.5 gene encoding dihydroxyacetone phosphate acyltransferase isoform X4, whose protein sequence is MTTCEDPSGYKQEDEFMDILEERRRSSDLGHALRTFTPTPYRGAPPLSAGALNRTVLESQYLRYVTKEVAMETGESVDLVREEASGILDEMSQNLQLGFIRLLGFTLSKVFKRLFSHININQEGLNRLQQAIQESPVILMPNHRSYVDFLVLSYILFTYDLPIPVIAAGIPLMDMKMVGEILRRSGAFFIRRAIGSDKLYWAVLSEYVKTIVRTGYAPVEFYVEGLRSRTLKSLTPKLGMMHMVLEPFFKGEVYDITLVPISISYDRVLEESLLAHELLGVPKPRETTMGLLKARRVLEEDYGSMHVYFGMPLSVRQLTKGRVDRCEYNLLPRDLPQRPSVETQECVSWLAQQVIRVQEQSSILSPWSLMACLVLQDHQNTDPAGEEREKGLSWELLTQRTLWLKGLAISFGARLDWPEDIYSYFRFLLDLFSNDFIFITGRSSQDFEEACSLLRKCGAVQTSQQEVTSPEEGQRTTSFLRALLQPFIDAYQVVFSHLCLEDVEVFTERQMVPAVRSLATKLLLSGELTSCDALSSDTQKNVLSALLRLGAVTRLRTAEHSEFRANKPAISRLADTLAGRLPVQTAPNPRL, encoded by the exons TGTGAGGATCCCTCTGGCTACAAGCAGGAGGATGAGTTTATGGAcatcctggaggagaggaggaggagcagtgaCCTAGGCCATGCCCTCCGAACCTTTACCCCCACCCCCTACAGGGGGGCCCCTCCTCTCTCCGCGGGCGCCCTCAACAGGACGGTTCTGGAATCACAGTACCTACGATACGTCACCAAGGag GTGGCCATGGAGACTGGTGAGAGTGTGGATCTGGTGAGAGAGGAGGCGTCAGGGATACTGGATGAGATGTCTCAGAACCTCCAGCTGGGATTCATCAGACTGCTGGGGTTCACCCTCAGTAAAGTATTCAAGAGGCTCTTCAGCCACATCAACATCAACCAGGAAGGACTCAATAGG CTCCAACAGGCCATTCAGGAGTCTCCAGTGATCCTGATGCCTAATCACAGGAGTTATGTGGACTTCCTGGTTCTGTCCTACATCCTGTTCACCTATGACCTGCCCATCCCCGTTATAGCTGCTGGAATCC CTCTGATGGACATGAAGATGGTGGGAGAGATCCTGCGTCGTTCTGGGGCGTTCTTCATTAGGAGGGCCATCGGGTCCgacaagctgtactgggctgtcctATCTGAGTATGTCAAAACCATTGTCAGG acagggTATGCTCCTGTAGAgttctatgtggagggtctgagGAGCAGGACTCTCAAGTCCCTCACACCCAAGTTAG GTATGATGCACATGGTCCTGGAGCCGTTCTTTAAAGGGGAGGTGTATGACATCACGCTGGTCCCCATCAGTATCAGCTATGACAGGGTCCTGGAGGAGTCTCTACTGGCACATGAACTACTGGGGGTCCCCAAGCCCAGAGAGACCACCATG GGCCTACTAAAGGCTAGGAGGGTACTGGAGGAGGACTATGGCAGTATGCACGTGTACTTCGGCATGCCTCTGTCAGTCCGACAGCTGACGAAGGGGAGGGTGGACCGCTGTGAATACAACCTCCTACCCAG AGACCTTCCCCAGAGGCCCAGTGTAGAGACCCAGGAGTGTGTGAGCTGGCTCGCCCAGCAGGTGATACGTGTCCAGGAACAGAGCTCCATCCTCAGCCCCTGGTCTCTCATGGCCTGCCTGGTGCTCCAGGACCATCAGAACACAGACCCAG CAGGAGAGGAACGAGAGAAGGGTCTCTCCTGGGAGCTGCTCACCCAGAGGACACTGTGGCTCAAGGGACTGGCGATCAGCTTCGGAGCCCGCCTGGACTGGCCTG agGACATCTATAGCTACTTCAGGTTCCTCCTGGACCTCTTCTCCAACGACTTCATCTTCATCACTGGCAGATCCTCACAG GACTTTGAGGAGGCATGTTCGTTACTCAGGAAATGTGGAGCAGTCCAGACCAGtcaacaggaagtgacatcaccAGAGGAGGGTCAGAGGACTACCTCCTTCCTGCGAGCCCTGCTACAGCCCTTCATAGACGCCTACCAG gtggtGTTCAGTCACCTGTGTTTGGAGGATGTTGAGGtgttcacagagagacagatggttcCTGCTGTCCGCAGCCTGGCCACCAAGCTCCTCTTATCGG gcGAACTGACGTCTTGTGATGCCCTGTCATCTGATACCCAGAAGAATGTCCTGTCGGCTCTCCTGAGACTGGGCGCTGTGACCAGGCTGAGAAC AGCTGAGCATAGTGAATTCAGAGCCAACAAGCCAGCCATCAGTAGATTAGCAGATACTCTGG
- the si:ch73-21k16.5 gene encoding dihydroxyacetone phosphate acyltransferase isoform X3 yields the protein MTTCEDPSGYKQEDEFMDILEERRRSSDLGHALRTFTPTPYRGAPPLSAGALNRTVLESQYLRYVTKEVAMETGESVDLVREEASGILDEMSQNLQLGFIRLLGFTLSKVFKRLFSHININQEGLNRLQQAIQESPVILMPNHRSYVDFLVLSYILFTYDLPIPVIAAGIPLMDMKMVGEILRRSGAFFIRRAIGSDKLYWAVLSEYVKTIVRTGYAPVEFYVEGLRSRTLKSLTPKLGMMHMVLEPFFKGEVYDITLVPISISYDRVLEESLLAHELLGVPKPRETTMGLLKARRVLEEDYGSMHVYFGMPLSVRQLTKGRVDRCEYNLLPRDLPQRPSVETQECVSWLAQQVIRVQEQSSILSPWSLMACLVLQDHQNTDPAGEEREKGLSWELLTQRTLWLKGLAISFGARLDWPEQPPENQVMASSMALHRSVIRCHQGCVTLLEEEGPVGAGPFTTEEGVVRRARAVLMVAAYRNQALHVFIRPAMLALAIHTTRSSQREDIYSYFRFLLDLFSNDFIFITGRSSQDFEEACSLLRKCGAVQTSQQEVTSPEEGQRTTSFLRALLQPFIDAYQVVFSHLCLEDVEVFTERQMVPAVRSLATKLLLSGELTSCDALSSDTQKNVLSALLRLGAVTRLRTG from the exons TGTGAGGATCCCTCTGGCTACAAGCAGGAGGATGAGTTTATGGAcatcctggaggagaggaggaggagcagtgaCCTAGGCCATGCCCTCCGAACCTTTACCCCCACCCCCTACAGGGGGGCCCCTCCTCTCTCCGCGGGCGCCCTCAACAGGACGGTTCTGGAATCACAGTACCTACGATACGTCACCAAGGag GTGGCCATGGAGACTGGTGAGAGTGTGGATCTGGTGAGAGAGGAGGCGTCAGGGATACTGGATGAGATGTCTCAGAACCTCCAGCTGGGATTCATCAGACTGCTGGGGTTCACCCTCAGTAAAGTATTCAAGAGGCTCTTCAGCCACATCAACATCAACCAGGAAGGACTCAATAGG CTCCAACAGGCCATTCAGGAGTCTCCAGTGATCCTGATGCCTAATCACAGGAGTTATGTGGACTTCCTGGTTCTGTCCTACATCCTGTTCACCTATGACCTGCCCATCCCCGTTATAGCTGCTGGAATCC CTCTGATGGACATGAAGATGGTGGGAGAGATCCTGCGTCGTTCTGGGGCGTTCTTCATTAGGAGGGCCATCGGGTCCgacaagctgtactgggctgtcctATCTGAGTATGTCAAAACCATTGTCAGG acagggTATGCTCCTGTAGAgttctatgtggagggtctgagGAGCAGGACTCTCAAGTCCCTCACACCCAAGTTAG GTATGATGCACATGGTCCTGGAGCCGTTCTTTAAAGGGGAGGTGTATGACATCACGCTGGTCCCCATCAGTATCAGCTATGACAGGGTCCTGGAGGAGTCTCTACTGGCACATGAACTACTGGGGGTCCCCAAGCCCAGAGAGACCACCATG GGCCTACTAAAGGCTAGGAGGGTACTGGAGGAGGACTATGGCAGTATGCACGTGTACTTCGGCATGCCTCTGTCAGTCCGACAGCTGACGAAGGGGAGGGTGGACCGCTGTGAATACAACCTCCTACCCAG AGACCTTCCCCAGAGGCCCAGTGTAGAGACCCAGGAGTGTGTGAGCTGGCTCGCCCAGCAGGTGATACGTGTCCAGGAACAGAGCTCCATCCTCAGCCCCTGGTCTCTCATGGCCTGCCTGGTGCTCCAGGACCATCAGAACACAGACCCAG CAGGAGAGGAACGAGAGAAGGGTCTCTCCTGGGAGCTGCTCACCCAGAGGACACTGTGGCTCAAGGGACTGGCGATCAGCTTCGGAGCCCGCCTGGACTGGCCTG AACAGCCACCTGAAAACCAGGTAATGGCATCCAGCATGGCTTTGCACCGCTCTGTGATTCGCTGTCACCAAGGCTGTGTCACACTGCTGGAGGAGGAGGGGCCTGTGGGGGCTGGGCCTTTCACAACAGAGGAGGGTGTGGTCAGGCGGGCGCGGGCGGTGCTTATGGTTGCGGCCTATAGGAACCAGGCGCTGCATGTGTTCATACGTCCGGCCATGCTGGCTCTGGCCATACACACAACACGCAGCTCACAGAGAG agGACATCTATAGCTACTTCAGGTTCCTCCTGGACCTCTTCTCCAACGACTTCATCTTCATCACTGGCAGATCCTCACAG GACTTTGAGGAGGCATGTTCGTTACTCAGGAAATGTGGAGCAGTCCAGACCAGtcaacaggaagtgacatcaccAGAGGAGGGTCAGAGGACTACCTCCTTCCTGCGAGCCCTGCTACAGCCCTTCATAGACGCCTACCAG gtggtGTTCAGTCACCTGTGTTTGGAGGATGTTGAGGtgttcacagagagacagatggttcCTGCTGTCCGCAGCCTGGCCACCAAGCTCCTCTTATCGG gcGAACTGACGTCTTGTGATGCCCTGTCATCTGATACCCAGAAGAATGTCCTGTCGGCTCTCCTGAGACTGGGCGCTGTGACCAGGCTGAGAAC